The DNA segment TGGGCCGCGTTCTCGACCAGTTCCGCGAGCAGGTGGGTGAGGTCGGCGACGGCCGCCCCGATGACGGCCGCTTCGGGGAGCTGGCGGACCTCGACGCGCGCGTAGTCCTCGATCTCGGAGACGGCCGCGCGGACGACATTGGTCAGGGACACCGGCATGCGCCAGGCCCGGCCGGGTGCCGCCCCGGAGAGGATGATCAGACTTTCGGCGTGGCGCCGCATGCGCGTGGTGAGGTGGTCGAGCCGGAACAGGTCGCTCAGCTCGTTCGGGTCGTCGGAGCGGCGCTCCATGCTGTCCAGCAGGCTGAGCTGGCGGTGGACCAGCACCTGGCTGCGCCGGGCGAGGTTGACGAAGACTCCGGAGATACCGCTGGCGAGTTCGGCGCGCTCCACGGCGGCGTGCAGGGCGGCCCGGTGCACGGTCGTCAGGGCCTCCGCCACCTGCCCGGTCTCGTCCTCGGCGGGTGGTCCGGCGGGTGCCTCGGCCCGGATGTCGATCTCCGCACCGGCGCGGAGTTTTCGCATGGCCGCCGGAAGTTTACGGCGGGCGATCTCCAGAGCGTCGTTGCGCAGACTCACCAGCTCGACCACGAGCGCGCGTCCGATCCGGACCGAGATCACGAGCGACGCCACGACCGCGGCCAGACCGAAGAGCACGGCGGCGCCGGCCGGGCTCAGCACGCCGTGCGTGAACGGGTCGGCGCGGCCCGCGACCGCCCGGCTCGTGTCCGCCGCGATGGTGCTCATGTCGCTCTGCACGCGCGCGTGGGCGGCGGCCCACGGCGAACCGGGCGCCGTGTCGACGGCTTTGGCGCCGGAACCGGCGGCCAGAACGCGGTCCTCGGCCGCCGTGAGGGCGAGATAGGCGCTGCCGTGGGCGACACGGTTCCAGGCGGCGCGCTGGGCCGCTGGCAGGTCGGCGACGGCGACCTGGGTCAGGGCGCGCCGGTTGGCGACGGCACCGTCCAGCAGAAGGGCACGCCGGCCACGGAGCATGTCGTCGGGGCGGGTGCTGCCGAGAACGGCGTTCTCCTGGGCCAGCGCTTCGGCCGCCCGGGAGAATTCGAGCAGCACGCGCGCGTCGGACCCGACATCGGCCCGCTGGATGCCTGAGAGGGCTCCGTCCACGGCGAAGGCGGCATCGATGGTCCGGGAATACCGGTCGTACGCGGTCGCCCAGTCCGTCTCATGGCCCAGCACGGAGGTGCGCAGGGTACGGAGCCGCTCGACGCCGTCGACGAAGCTCGCCAGGCGGTTGCCGATGCCCGCGGGGAGCTGCTGGCCGGCGGCGACGGTGCTGTCGTCGCCCAGCCGCAGCTTCGCCACCGCCCGGTCGGTGGTGGACGCGAGGCCGCGCAGTTCGCTCCCGCGTGCCGCGTCCGGTCCGGCGGCGTAGCGCACGGCGGCGGCCCGTTCGGCCTGCAGCGCGGCGACGGCGGCCGCGACGGGCGTACGCAGCTCGGCGTCGACGCGCTGGGACTGGCGCAGCTTGGACACGTCCTGCGCGGTGGTCACTGTGGCGTACGCCCACAGCGCGAGGAGTGAGACCACCGGCACCATCAGCAGGCAGACCACCTTGGCGCGCACGGTGCGGGGGCGCATGTGCCAGCGACTCGTGCGCGGGGGCGCGTAGTCCGGCGCCATGTCGAGGTACGCCTCGGGGCCCTCGTCGGCCGGGGGTCCGGCGTGTGCGCGCCGGCCGCGTGGCGGTGTCGGGGACTGCGCCGGTGGTCCGGCCTTCGGGGTGCTACGGGGTGGGCGCATGGCCTCCTCGCTCGGGCAGTGGGTCGGGGCTCTCGGGCCGGGCTTCCGCTAGTGGGCGGCGCCCTCGACGGGCCGTTGGGCGGTGGCGGACGCCTGACGCTCGTCCGCCGAGGGCGAGAGGGCGACGAAGGCCGAGGTGATGAAGAGGTAGGAGCCGAGGCCCACGGCGAGCGGGAAGATGAACTGCATGGCCGTGGCTCCCGGCAGGGTCGCGCCGGAGGGGTCGACGTGGACGCTCACGGCGAACATGCCGCTGTAGTGCATGCTGCTGACGGCCGCGCCCATGACGAGGGAGGCGAGCGTGACCGCCAGCGGGGACTTGATGTTCAGGCCCGCCCAGAGCGCCGCCGTCGCGGCGACCACCGCGATCACGATCGACAGTCCGACGAGTACGGGGTCGTAGCTCACGTTCCCGTGCAGCCGGACCGCGGCCATGCCGAGGTAGTGCATGCTGGCGACGCCGAGACCGGTGGTGAGGCCGCCGAGCAGGAGGGCGCGGCTGCGGTCCTTGCTGTAGCCGACGGCGAAGACGCCCGCGCACACGACGACCATGGCGACGACGAGGCTCAGGATCGTCAGCGGCACGTCGTAGCGGATGTCGGTGCCGTTGACGCGGAAGCCGAGCATCGCAACGAAGTGCATGGTCCAGATGCCGGTCCCGATCGCCGAGGCGGCCGTGATCAGCCAGTTGCGACGGGCCCGGCCGGTCGTCGCCAGCGCGCGCACGGTGCAGCGCAGGCCGAGTGCGGCGCCGATGCAGGCCATCGCATACGAGAGCGCCGGGGTGAGCCAGCCGAAGGCCGCGTGGTCAAGGTGTCCCATGGGCCACGGACGCTAGCCGGGGCTGGGGCGTACATAGGGGGCGCGTTTCGAAAGCTGTCACAACATGACACAGCGGGTGTCCGAACATGACGTGGAGGTGCGGTGAACGGACCGCATCGCGGCCTATCCCTGTGCGTGCGGCGTCAGCGGGGATGGTGAGAGATCATCGGAGTATGAGTGACGACCACACGCACGTCCAGGAGTTCTTCACCGCGCGGGCGGCCGGCTGGGACGACAAGTTTCCCGACGACGGACCCGCCTACTCGGCGGCGGTGTCCGAGATGGGACTGGACGCGGGCGACCGGGTGCTGGACGCGGGGTGCGGCACGGGACGCGCACTCCCGCCGCTGCGCGCCGCCGTGGGGTCGTCCGGGACAGTGATCGGAGCCGATCTCACGCCGGCCATGCTGGAGGCCGCCTCGCAGGCAGGGCGCGGCCGGGCGGGGACCCTGCTGCTGGCCGACGTCACCGCCCTTCCCCTGCGGACGGAGACCCTGGACGCCGTTTTCGCGGCAGGGCTGATCGCCCACCTACCCGAGCCGGGCGAGAACCTGCGCGAACTGGCCCGCGTGGTGCGGCCCGGAGGAACGCTGGCCCTGTTCCACCCCATCGGCCGGGCCGCGTTGGCCGCGCGCCAAGGCCGGCAGCTCACACCCGACGACTTGCGGGCCGAGGCCAACCTGGGTCCGCTCCTGGCGCGTTCCGGGTGGCGCATGACGTCGTACGTCGACGACCCCGGCTACTTCCTCACGCTGGCGGTGCGCGAGTCCTGAACCCGGACCGAGTGCGACGGTTCGCCTCAGTCCACCGCGTCGGTCATGTTCACCTGCCTCACCGGGCAGCCGCCCATCCCCTGCACCGGCCGCGTGCCGAGGTCCGCGGTGCGATAGCCGTTGGGGTAGCTCTTGATCTCCCAGTTCTGGCGGGCGAAGTGCGGCGCACGGCGCGGTGGGAGCAGCCTGACGAGCCGTCCCCGGAACCTGACGGCGCGGCGCACCAGGGAGGCGGCGGTCGCGCTCGGCGCTTCGTAGCGGAAGGCGCGCAGCAGGGGCTCGTCGAGGAGCGAGAGCGTCACCGTCCTCAACAGCGGTGCGAGCGGGCGCGGGTACCAGGAGACCATGAGGTCGAGCGTCGCGTCGGACACCTGCCGGGACCGCTGGTCCCACGCGAAGTGGTCCCTCTCGTAGGCGTCGAGGAGAGCCTCGAACTCCTCGAACGTCTCCGGGATGCCGGGGATGCCCATGTGGCGGCCGAGGGTGCGGTAGTACTCGGTGGTGGCGACGATCTCGTGCCGGGACAGCCGCCGCCAGCCGTAGGTGTCGATCCAGCGTCTGGGCATCACGACGAAGGTCGAGAGCACGTACCGCATGTCGTCGTCGCTGATGTCGTAGCTGCGGTGCATCCGGTTGATGCGCCGGATCGCGGTACGGCCCTCCCGGGCGGCGAAGCCGTGCTCGACGACGGCGTCGAGCAGCAGGGCGGTGTCGTCGTACCGCCGCTGTGAGCGCTCGGTCAGCTCCGCCGTCTCCGCGAGCAGCCGGCCGATGCTGGGGACGGCGTAGGTGCGGTAAAGAGCCAGCTCCAGCGCGCGCGTGTAGTCCCAGGGGAATTCGAACGCGACGCTGAGCCGGTAGATCTCCGGGGCGTCGGCGACCGGGTCCATCCGTCTGATCTGGTCGAGCCGCTTGAAGCGCTTCACCGTGAGGTCCCCTTCTGCCGACGGAATTTCCACTCTACTTTGAGTGACGAGACATGTGTGATGAGCGAGCCCCGGACCAAGACGGCTCCCACCGAGCAGAAGCCGCGTGGATACAACACGGGAAGGGGGCGTTTCGCCCCTGTCCGGCAGGAAAACCGCAGCTCCGCCCGGTGCGTGGAGCCGTGACAAGCCTCTCCCACGGGCACTAGGGTGCGCGCCGACGGACGAACCACTGGGGAGGCTGAGATGGCCGGGTCGGACGATGCACCCGTGGCTGCCGCGGACGAGGCGCTGTACGTGTTGACGGCGGTGCTGCTGACACCGGCGCAGTTCCCGAGCCTGCTCGGTGACGACTATCCGGCGGCCTGCGCGACGCTGGGGCTCACCCCGCTCGACGAGGGCTACGGCCTGGTTCTCGGGCAGGACGGAGCCGGAGCCCGGTGGACGGCCGTCATCGACGACGTGTCCCTGGTCGCCGTGGCGATCGCTTCCTGGGACTGCGGCATGGAGTACGAGCTGTCGCCCGACGAGCACACGCTCGTGGCGGCGCTGCCCGGCTGGCCCCTGGCGCTGACCGTCGCCGCACCAGATGTACCGGCCCCGCACGACCCGGACACCGAGGCGACGGACCCACCCCCGCTCACCCCGCCCGACACCAGCAGCTGGGGACCGGCGCAGCGGAGGCTCGGCGCCGACGAGATAGCGCTCCAGTGGGCCGAGTGGCGCGGCCGGCTCGACGACGCCGACGTCCTGCCGAACACCCAGGATTACGCTCCCGAGGCATCCGCCCCGAAGGCCGAAGCAGCACCGGAGACCGAGCCAGAAGACGCAGCCGAGCCCGGCCGCCCCAGTGTCCGGCAGGTACTCGCGGAAGCGCGGGCCTACATCGACGCTCCGCCGCCCCTCGGACGTGTCCGCTCCTCCTTCGCCCCCGGAGACGCACGGACGCTGCGCGCCGACGGCCCCGGCTGGTCGATCGTGGCCCGCACCGACGACATCGCGTTCATCCTGCTCGACACGGAACCCGGCGAGGTCATCCCCGTGGGACGGGGCCCGGAACTCCCCAGCCTGCTGGAAGGGCTGGACAAGATCGCCGTACGTCCCCTGTGACTCCGCGCGCAGCGTCACCCAGGGTGCGTCAGCGGCCTATCTCCTTGCGTGTCACCCGGCGCAGCCTGCGCCGCTGCGAGGGGTCCAGCGTCAGGTACGCGGCGGCGGGCACGCCCACCACGATCAGCAGCGCGACCCACCAGGGCAGCCAGATCAGCAGGATCAGCCCGACCGCCACGCCACCTACGGCGATCTTCGCGTTTCTCGACATGAAATCCGCCTCCTCCGTCACGACCCGCTGCCGCTCTCTGCATGGGAAACGGTCCCGAGGGCCTCACGGTTCCGGCCTCCACCCCTGAGACATCCCCGATACCCGACCCTGAGGAACCCCTGAGACCCGGGTGAAAGGGGCTTCACGGAAGTCACGTGACCAGCCCCGGCGGGCCGGTCACGCGCGATCCCGTCAGCCGCGGGCGCCGAGCAGGTGGTCCATCGCCAGCTGGTCGAGCCGCTCGAAGGCCATGCCCCGCGCGGCGGCGGAGTCGACGTCGAAGTCCTCGAAGGCCGAGCTGTCGGCCAGCAGGGCGTCGAGGCCGTCGGCGGCCGTGGGCTGGGCCAGCTCGTCCAGCCGCGACGCGCGCAGCGCCTCCTGCACCTCCGGGTCGGCGCGGAACGCGGCCGCGCGGTCCTTCAGGATGAGGTAGTTCCGCATGCAGCCGGCGGCCGACGCCCAGACACCGTCGAGGTCCTCGGTGCGCGGCGGCTTGAAGTCGAAGTGCCGGGGCCCCTCGTAGCCGGCGCTCTCCAGGAGGTCGACGAGCCAGAAGGCGGCCCGGAGGTCACCGGCTCCGAAGCGCAGGTCCTGGTCGTACTTGATGCCCGACTGGCCGTTGAGGTCGATGTGGAAGAGCTTGTCCGCCCACAGCGCCTGAGCGATGCCGTGCGGGAAGTTGAGCCCGGCCATCTGCTCGTGCCCGACCTCGGGGTTGACGCCGTACAGCTCCGGGCGCTCCAGCCGCTCGATGAAGGCGAGGGCGTGGCCGACGGTGGGGAGCAGGATGTCGCCGCGCGGCTCGTTCGGCTTGGGTTCGATGGCGAAGCGGAGGTCGTAGCCCTGGGCGGTGACGTACTCGCCGAGGAGGTCGAACGCCTCCTTCATGCGGTCCAGGGCCGCCCGGACGTCCTTCGCGCCCCCGGACTCGGCGCCTTCGCGGCCGCCCCACGCGACATAGGTCTTGGCGCCCAGTTCGGCGGCGAGGTCGATGTTGCGGATCGTCTTGCGGAGGGCGTAGCGGCGCACGTCGCGGTCGTTGGCGGTGAACGCGCCGTCCTTGAAGACGGGGTGGGTGAAGAGATTGGTGGTCGCCATCGGCACGGCCATGCCGGTCGCGTCCAGGGCCTGGCGGAAGCGCTTGATGTGCGACTCGCGCTCGGTCTCGGAGGCGCCGAACGGGATCAGGTCGTCGTCGTGGAAGGTCACGCCGTGGGCGCCGAGCTCGGCCAGGCGCTGGACCGACTCGACCGGGTCGAGGGCGCGGCGGGTGGCGTCGCCGAACGGGTCCCTCCCCTGCCAGCCGACGGTCCACAGGCCGAAGGTGAACTTGTCCTCGGGGGTGGGCTGGTAGTTCATGCCGCGGCTCCTTGGTGCGTGAGACTATTTCGTCATGGCCGTTTACAAATTAGTATGCGAAGGCGCCTCTGGGAAGAGACCAGATGTTTCCGACGCCGGGGCGCCATCGATGAACGGCGTCGCTGCCGGTCGATGACGCCGCGGAAGAGGGAGAGCCCGATGTCAGCAGCCGAGGGTCCGCTCGTCGTCGGTGTGGACACGTCCACCCAGTCCACGAAGGCACTGGTCGTCGACGCGTCCACCGGACGGGTGGTGGCGAGCGGCCAGGCCGCGCACACGGTGACCTCGGGCGCGGGACGGGAGAGCGATCCGCGTCAGTGGTGGGACGCGCTGTGCGAGGCGCTGCGTCAGTGCGGCGACGCGGCGCACGAGGCGGCGGCGGTGTCGATCGGCGGCCAGCAGCACGGCCTGGTCACGCTGGACGCGCACGGCGAGCCGGTGCGTCCCGCGCTGCTCTGGAACGACGTCCGGTCGGCGCCTCAGGCCCGCCGTCTCGTGGAGGAGTTGGGCGGCCCGGACGCCTGGGCGGAGCGCACGGGCAGCGTGCCGGGCGCGTCGTTCACGGTGAGCAAGTGGGCGTGGCTGGCTGAGCACGAGCCGGACGCGGTCCGCGCCACCAGGGCCGTGCGTCTCCCCCACGACTACCTCACCGAACGTCTCACCGGCCTCGGCACGACCGACCGCGGCGACGTCTCCGGCACCGGCTGGTGGGCGTCCACGACCGAGTCCTACGACGAGGAGACCTTGGCGCACGTGGGACTCGACCCCGCGCTGCTGCCCCGGGTGGTGCGGCCCGGCGAGGTGGCCGGCACCGTGCGCGACGGACATGACCTGCCGTTCTCCAAGGGCACGCTGGTGGCGCCGGGTACCGGGGACAACGCCGCCGCCGCGC comes from the Streptomyces seoulensis genome and includes:
- a CDS encoding sensor histidine kinase, which produces MRPPRSTPKAGPPAQSPTPPRGRRAHAGPPADEGPEAYLDMAPDYAPPRTSRWHMRPRTVRAKVVCLLMVPVVSLLALWAYATVTTAQDVSKLRQSQRVDAELRTPVAAAVAALQAERAAAVRYAAGPDAARGSELRGLASTTDRAVAKLRLGDDSTVAAGQQLPAGIGNRLASFVDGVERLRTLRTSVLGHETDWATAYDRYSRTIDAAFAVDGALSGIQRADVGSDARVLLEFSRAAEALAQENAVLGSTRPDDMLRGRRALLLDGAVANRRALTQVAVADLPAAQRAAWNRVAHGSAYLALTAAEDRVLAAGSGAKAVDTAPGSPWAAAHARVQSDMSTIAADTSRAVAGRADPFTHGVLSPAGAAVLFGLAAVVASLVISVRIGRALVVELVSLRNDALEIARRKLPAAMRKLRAGAEIDIRAEAPAGPPAEDETGQVAEALTTVHRAALHAAVERAELASGISGVFVNLARRSQVLVHRQLSLLDSMERRSDDPNELSDLFRLDHLTTRMRRHAESLIILSGAAPGRAWRMPVSLTNVVRAAVSEIEDYARVEVRQLPEAAVIGAAVADLTHLLAELVENAAQFSPPHTRVRVSGEPVGNGYVIEVEDRGLGMSADTLVEANRRIEQSGALDLFDSDRLGLFVVSRLAARQGIKVHLRTSPYGGTTAVVLLPTALVHQGAPEQPAEEPPVPREPEREFARVPEAPAPAAVTTQTERPALAATVPPPADPVPDPPPPGVSTLRPHRPPTDSASSDDLPRRVRQASLAPQLRKERPDEPAEEPETPDDEGRTPEIVRDRMAAYRDGWVRGGGRRPGLAAPAPTTGSDSTEGEPA
- a CDS encoding MHYT domain-containing protein, which produces MGHLDHAAFGWLTPALSYAMACIGAALGLRCTVRALATTGRARRNWLITAASAIGTGIWTMHFVAMLGFRVNGTDIRYDVPLTILSLVVAMVVVCAGVFAVGYSKDRSRALLLGGLTTGLGVASMHYLGMAAVRLHGNVSYDPVLVGLSIVIAVVAATAALWAGLNIKSPLAVTLASLVMGAAVSSMHYSGMFAVSVHVDPSGATLPGATAMQFIFPLAVGLGSYLFITSAFVALSPSADERQASATAQRPVEGAAH
- a CDS encoding class I SAM-dependent methyltransferase; the encoded protein is MSDDHTHVQEFFTARAAGWDDKFPDDGPAYSAAVSEMGLDAGDRVLDAGCGTGRALPPLRAAVGSSGTVIGADLTPAMLEAASQAGRGRAGTLLLADVTALPLRTETLDAVFAAGLIAHLPEPGENLRELARVVRPGGTLALFHPIGRAALAARQGRQLTPDDLRAEANLGPLLARSGWRMTSYVDDPGYFLTLAVRES
- a CDS encoding oxygenase MpaB family protein, whose product is MKRFKRLDQIRRMDPVADAPEIYRLSVAFEFPWDYTRALELALYRTYAVPSIGRLLAETAELTERSQRRYDDTALLLDAVVEHGFAAREGRTAIRRINRMHRSYDISDDDMRYVLSTFVVMPRRWIDTYGWRRLSRHEIVATTEYYRTLGRHMGIPGIPETFEEFEALLDAYERDHFAWDQRSRQVSDATLDLMVSWYPRPLAPLLRTVTLSLLDEPLLRAFRYEAPSATAASLVRRAVRFRGRLVRLLPPRRAPHFARQNWEIKSYPNGYRTADLGTRPVQGMGGCPVRQVNMTDAVD
- the xylA gene encoding xylose isomerase, producing the protein MNYQPTPEDKFTFGLWTVGWQGRDPFGDATRRALDPVESVQRLAELGAHGVTFHDDDLIPFGASETERESHIKRFRQALDATGMAVPMATTNLFTHPVFKDGAFTANDRDVRRYALRKTIRNIDLAAELGAKTYVAWGGREGAESGGAKDVRAALDRMKEAFDLLGEYVTAQGYDLRFAIEPKPNEPRGDILLPTVGHALAFIERLERPELYGVNPEVGHEQMAGLNFPHGIAQALWADKLFHIDLNGQSGIKYDQDLRFGAGDLRAAFWLVDLLESAGYEGPRHFDFKPPRTEDLDGVWASAAGCMRNYLILKDRAAAFRADPEVQEALRASRLDELAQPTAADGLDALLADSSAFEDFDVDSAAARGMAFERLDQLAMDHLLGARG
- the xylB gene encoding xylulokinase, encoding MSAAEGPLVVGVDTSTQSTKALVVDASTGRVVASGQAAHTVTSGAGRESDPRQWWDALCEALRQCGDAAHEAAAVSIGGQQHGLVTLDAHGEPVRPALLWNDVRSAPQARRLVEELGGPDAWAERTGSVPGASFTVSKWAWLAEHEPDAVRATRAVRLPHDYLTERLTGLGTTDRGDVSGTGWWASTTESYDEETLAHVGLDPALLPRVVRPGEVAGTVRDGHDLPFSKGTLVAPGTGDNAAAALGLGLRPGTPVLSLGTSGTVYAVSKRRPTDPTGTVAGFADAHGDWLPLACTLNCTLAVDRVAALLGLDREAVEPGTSVTLLPYLDGERTPNLPHASGLLHGLRHDTTGGQVLQAAYDGAVHSLLGALDLVLDEDADRTAPLLLIGGGARGTAWQETVRRLSGRPVQIPEAKELVALGAAAQAAGLLTGEDPAAVARRWNTTEGRVLDAVERDEEALNRIAGVVSDASPLLERGTDSL